From Variimorphobacter saccharofermentans, one genomic window encodes:
- a CDS encoding DUF5711 family protein has translation MAKEIDEQSLREYGRRKRRVRRIRNLIILVLLLIIAIVGAIYLYKLNNKDYHSFEEIKSIENTGENVVGYLNYGNAVIRYSRDGAVAIDKDGSLIWNGSYEMLNPIVDTCGKYVVIADQNNKLIHIFNEKGAVSSIPTLYNILKVEIASQGVVAALMEEGDTNYIILYDTDGTVLGEKETYVSKEGFPIDITLSDDGEKLVTSYLSTTKGEIINTVAFLNFGEVGQNYTGRFVGGYEFEDMIIPKSVFLDNDTVCVFKEDGFLIYSMPEIPNLIYEENLDGTIKSILYDKEHIGIVLEESGTSSKRLLLYNNKGQRILERELTFDYHQIYLAGDEVIMHDNQSVIILKLNGKEKFRYTFDKNFTDIYPMNHLNRYFLVSDKKISTIALVE, from the coding sequence ATGGCTAAGGAAATTGATGAACAATCCTTAAGAGAATATGGCAGAAGGAAGAGAAGGGTAAGAAGAATTAGAAACCTCATTATATTGGTATTACTTCTGATCATTGCAATCGTTGGTGCCATTTATCTATATAAACTGAACAATAAGGATTATCATAGCTTTGAAGAAATTAAATCAATTGAGAATACAGGTGAAAATGTAGTCGGATATCTAAATTATGGCAATGCCGTCATTCGATATAGCAGGGATGGAGCGGTGGCGATAGATAAGGATGGAAGCCTTATTTGGAATGGCTCCTATGAGATGCTTAATCCAATCGTTGATACCTGCGGTAAATATGTAGTGATTGCGGATCAGAACAACAAATTAATACATATCTTTAATGAAAAGGGTGCTGTTAGCAGCATTCCCACACTCTATAATATCCTCAAGGTAGAGATTGCCTCCCAGGGAGTGGTTGCGGCATTAATGGAAGAGGGAGATACTAATTACATTATCTTATATGATACGGATGGTACCGTATTGGGTGAGAAGGAAACATATGTAAGTAAGGAAGGCTTTCCCATTGATATTACCTTATCGGATGATGGAGAAAAACTGGTAACCAGCTATCTATCGACTACGAAGGGTGAGATAATCAATACCGTAGCCTTTCTTAATTTTGGCGAAGTCGGACAGAATTATACAGGCCGTTTTGTTGGAGGGTATGAGTTTGAGGATATGATTATCCCGAAGAGCGTATTTCTGGATAATGATACGGTGTGCGTATTTAAGGAAGATGGGTTTTTAATCTATTCCATGCCGGAGATTCCGAACCTGATATATGAGGAAAATCTGGATGGAACCATAAAGAGCATATTATATGACAAAGAACATATAGGAATTGTTCTAGAGGAAAGCGGAACCTCTTCTAAGCGACTGCTTCTTTATAATAATAAGGGACAACGAATACTGGAGCGAGAGCTCACCTTTGATTATCATCAGATTTATCTTGCAGGGGATGAGGTCATCATGCATGATAACCAGAGCGTTATCATCCTGAAGTTAAATGGCAAGGAGAAATTCCGTTATACCTTCGATAAGAATTTTACGGACATTTATCCCATGAATCACTTAAACCGTTACTTTTTAGTAAGTGATAAGAAGATTTCAACCATAGCGCTGGTGGAATAG
- a CDS encoding LysM peptidoglycan-binding domain-containing protein, with amino-acid sequence MIETVYSNDNLEDNRAKRGQAAFRMPKNVRQIGKSNATKKIYVEDYVITYIKQLVGGDFSKCKVAVLVGQSIKIDNCRNIFISGALEVSEVDSVNDIVFTNDTWTKIYETIKKYFVDMEIVGWFLGGPGYLLEDKDKILKAHIDNFAGQDKTLLTYDNMEKEEAFLSFENNRLCKQDGFYVYYEKNDEMQTYMIDHKNAQSAEAEYDDRVSKEIRTKIQNKKPVQEDTKSINRLMYAAGTLLAVIVLVVGAAMLSNYDQMKNMQDTLNYLTQNMVSSKDITDSMEQDTSSVTSNKMNDAGKEEEGLQVDIMPGKVEPMQEGQDFEQPEEEERISEEDLAEDTDEVAPAEEESKKPTQEPVKEQPRKNQEETSNTQEDTETTVEVQPEVKYYVVKEGDTLAGISFKLYNTYTKVTKIMELNNIENQDLIFVGQKLIVP; translated from the coding sequence GTGATAGAGACGGTATATAGTAACGATAATTTAGAGGACAATCGGGCAAAACGGGGACAAGCAGCCTTTCGTATGCCGAAAAACGTCAGGCAAATAGGGAAAAGCAATGCAACAAAGAAGATTTACGTGGAAGATTATGTTATAACCTACATAAAGCAGCTGGTGGGAGGCGATTTTTCAAAATGTAAAGTCGCAGTACTCGTTGGACAGAGTATTAAGATAGATAATTGCAGAAACATCTTTATATCGGGCGCATTGGAGGTTAGTGAAGTAGACTCTGTCAATGACATCGTATTTACTAACGATACATGGACAAAAATATATGAAACCATTAAGAAGTATTTTGTTGACATGGAGATTGTTGGCTGGTTCCTTGGCGGCCCCGGATATCTTTTAGAGGACAAAGATAAGATCCTGAAAGCCCATATTGATAACTTTGCTGGTCAGGACAAAACCTTACTTACTTATGACAACATGGAAAAGGAAGAAGCCTTTCTAAGCTTTGAGAACAATCGTCTATGTAAACAGGATGGTTTTTATGTTTATTATGAAAAAAATGATGAAATGCAGACCTACATGATCGATCATAAAAATGCTCAAAGTGCAGAAGCAGAGTATGATGATCGTGTTTCAAAGGAAATAAGAACTAAGATACAGAATAAAAAGCCGGTACAGGAGGATACAAAGAGCATCAATCGTCTGATGTATGCTGCCGGTACTTTGCTTGCAGTCATTGTGTTGGTGGTCGGTGCTGCGATGCTGAGTAATTATGACCAAATGAAAAACATGCAGGATACTTTAAACTATCTTACTCAGAACATGGTGTCAAGTAAGGATATCACGGATTCTATGGAACAGGATACATCAAGTGTCACATCCAATAAGATGAATGATGCTGGTAAGGAGGAAGAGGGACTTCAGGTAGATATTATGCCCGGTAAAGTGGAGCCGATGCAGGAAGGGCAGGATTTCGAACAACCGGAAGAGGAGGAACGTATCTCGGAAGAAGATTTAGCAGAGGATACGGATGAGGTAGCTCCAGCCGAAGAAGAGTCTAAGAAGCCAACACAGGAACCGGTAAAGGAGCAACCCAGGAAGAACCAGGAGGAAACCTCAAATACGCAGGAAGATACAGAGACAACTGTGGAGGTACAGCCCGAAGTGAAATATTATGTTGTAAAAGAAGGAGATACCTTGGCTGGGATTAGCTTTAAGTTATATAATACCTACACAAAGGTTACAAAGATTATGGAGCTTAATAATATAGAAAATCAGGATCTGATATTTGTAGGTCAGAAGCTAATTGTTCCTTGA
- the yyaC gene encoding spore protease YyaC has translation MSIFLKSKNRIYYFNSAEKNAAFELGSSLSELLREHVLLNKTIIFLCIGSDRATGDCLGPIIGYKLSKYQRYQNFYVYGTLEEPVHAKNLKDTIAMIYQTHDDAFIIAIDASLGKSSHIGYITLGEGSLKPGAGVDKDLPAVGDIFITGIVNFSGMLDNMLLQTTRLNVVMSMADQICLAIKLSINKLRDVSLQ, from the coding sequence ATGAGTATTTTTTTAAAAAGCAAAAACAGAATCTATTATTTTAATTCAGCGGAAAAAAATGCCGCTTTTGAACTCGGGAGCTCCTTATCCGAGCTTTTACGCGAGCATGTTCTTTTAAATAAAACAATTATATTTCTTTGCATAGGATCGGATCGGGCTACCGGAGATTGTCTTGGACCGATCATCGGTTATAAGCTGTCTAAATATCAAAGGTATCAGAACTTTTATGTATATGGCACCTTAGAGGAACCGGTACATGCTAAGAATCTAAAAGACACCATCGCGATGATCTATCAGACTCACGATGATGCCTTTATTATTGCCATTGATGCCTCATTAGGAAAATCCAGTCATATTGGTTATATTACATTAGGAGAGGGTTCTCTGAAGCCCGGTGCCGGTGTAGATAAGGACCTGCCGGCAGTCGGTGATATCTTTATCACCGGTATCGTGAACTTCTCCGGTATGCTTGATAACATGCTTCTTCAGACAACACGCCTGAATGTGGTAATGTCCATGGCAGATCAAATCTGTCTTGCCATCAAGCTAAGCATAAACAAGCTACGGGATGTATCTCTACAATAG
- the secF gene encoding protein translocase subunit SecF — protein MNQDKIIGFYKKRWIFFCISISIMVIGTIFVFINGVQLDIQFKGGAILKYNYQGEINADEAADVATELLNRPVSTQITSDLATGANRLIFNIAGNYGIDAKEQKVFDATLKEKFPEAQLELSESAMVEAFFGQKFLRNGLIAILLSTALVLVYVWIRFKMMGGLSAGVMAIVALLHDVMVVFFTCVIFQIPIGDSFVAVALSIIGYSINDTIVIYDRIRENSKTFADYSVEEITDLSITQSMMRSINTNVAVLISVSLVYIIANINSIDSIQAFALPMAVGSISGCYSTICIAGPLWVTWKKRKNEAELFNK, from the coding sequence ATGAATCAGGACAAAATAATAGGATTTTATAAGAAACGCTGGATATTCTTCTGTATTTCGATCAGTATTATGGTAATCGGTACTATTTTCGTATTTATCAATGGAGTGCAACTGGACATTCAGTTTAAGGGCGGTGCGATCCTGAAGTATAACTATCAGGGTGAAATCAATGCGGATGAAGCGGCCGATGTTGCTACGGAATTATTAAATCGCCCGGTTTCAACTCAGATTACCTCGGATCTTGCTACCGGAGCCAATAGGCTGATCTTCAATATAGCTGGAAATTACGGTATTGATGCTAAGGAACAAAAGGTTTTTGATGCTACCTTAAAGGAAAAGTTTCCAGAAGCACAGCTGGAGTTATCGGAATCAGCCATGGTTGAAGCCTTCTTTGGACAGAAATTCTTACGGAATGGTTTGATTGCCATCTTACTTTCCACTGCTTTGGTACTGGTATATGTATGGATTCGATTTAAGATGATGGGCGGACTTTCAGCCGGTGTAATGGCGATTGTAGCGCTGTTACATGACGTTATGGTGGTGTTCTTTACCTGTGTTATTTTCCAGATCCCCATCGGAGACTCCTTTGTTGCGGTGGCGCTGAGTATTATTGGTTACTCCATTAATGATACCATCGTAATCTATGACCGTATCAGAGAAAATAGTAAAACCTTCGCTGATTATTCTGTTGAAGAAATAACGGACCTTTCAATAACCCAATCCATGATGCGTTCCATTAATACCAATGTGGCCGTATTAATCAGTGTAAGCCTTGTATACATCATTGCTAATATTAATAGCATTGATTCCATTCAGGCCTTTGCGCTTCCTATGGCAGTAGGTTCCATTAGCGGTTGTTACTCAACCATCTGTATTGCCGGACCTCTATGGGTAACCTGGAAGAAGAGAAAGAATGAAGCAGAATTATTTAATAAATAA
- the secD gene encoding protein translocase subunit SecD: MNKRKPVFFLVVIVALLMVYTAAFGLNLGDSKILGAPDMRYGMDIRGGVDAVYQPVDLGRKPTGDELEAARAIIELRLDNKNIMDRDVTIDKENGYVIVRFPWKADEKEFNPEAAIAELGETAQLRFVGPDGSTILVGNQVKKASPGQNPSTGGFIVSLEFNEEGSKLFSDATKKLIGQNISIYMDETEIQTATVEQHISSGSAMITNMKSYDEARKLADKINSGALPFSMVTKNYSTISPSLGSGALGVMLQAGLIAYCIICVLLIGYYRLPGFVACISLTIQMAGQILSLSIPQMSLTLTGIAGIILSMGMGVDANVIISERISEEIKAGKSVESAIAAGFQNAFSSVFDGNITVLIVAFILMIFGSGALASFAYSLFIGIVFNFIAGVTASRLMIKSLSSYKFLRKPALYTCLSRRVSL; encoded by the coding sequence ATGAATAAAAGAAAGCCAGTATTTTTTCTTGTTGTTATAGTTGCTTTATTAATGGTATACACTGCGGCCTTCGGACTGAATCTTGGTGATTCAAAGATTCTTGGAGCACCTGATATGCGTTATGGTATGGATATCAGAGGTGGTGTGGATGCGGTATATCAGCCGGTTGATTTAGGACGTAAGCCTACCGGTGATGAATTAGAGGCAGCACGTGCTATTATCGAGTTACGTCTTGATAATAAGAACATCATGGATCGTGATGTGACGATTGATAAAGAGAATGGATATGTAATTGTACGCTTCCCGTGGAAAGCGGATGAAAAAGAGTTTAATCCGGAAGCGGCTATCGCAGAGCTTGGAGAGACCGCTCAGCTTCGATTTGTTGGACCGGATGGATCAACAATTCTGGTAGGAAACCAGGTAAAGAAAGCGTCTCCGGGTCAGAATCCAAGTACCGGAGGATTTATTGTAAGCTTAGAGTTTAATGAAGAAGGATCCAAATTATTCAGTGATGCAACGAAGAAGCTGATTGGACAAAACATAAGCATTTATATGGATGAAACTGAAATTCAGACTGCTACAGTGGAACAGCATATTTCATCCGGTTCCGCCATGATTACGAATATGAAGAGCTATGATGAGGCACGTAAATTAGCCGATAAGATTAATTCCGGTGCATTGCCATTTTCCATGGTGACGAAGAATTATTCGACAATAAGCCCATCCTTAGGCTCCGGTGCTCTGGGTGTTATGCTTCAGGCAGGTCTCATTGCATATTGTATAATCTGTGTTCTGTTAATTGGGTATTATCGCCTTCCGGGCTTTGTGGCTTGTATTTCGCTTACAATTCAGATGGCAGGACAAATATTATCCTTGTCCATACCTCAGATGTCACTGACACTTACCGGTATTGCCGGAATTATCTTGTCCATGGGTATGGGCGTTGATGCTAATGTTATTATTTCAGAACGAATTAGTGAAGAAATCAAGGCCGGAAAAAGCGTAGAATCTGCTATTGCTGCTGGTTTCCAAAATGCATTTTCGTCAGTATTTGACGGCAATATTACCGTGTTAATTGTTGCGTTTATCCTGATGATTTTTGGTTCCGGTGCGTTGGCTTCCTTTGCTTATTCCTTATTTATTGGTATTGTATTCAACTTTATTGCGGGTGTAACTGCCTCCAGACTTATGATCAAGTCACTGAGCTCATATAAATTCTTACGGAAGCCAGCACTTTATACCTGCTTGTCTAGGAGGGTGTCATTATGA
- a CDS encoding ACT domain-containing protein: MSEKNLTLRLLNNSFAVCRLKPEESVPSWIDTRNFYSITKTKEELSIVCTQESVPSDIQCEGNWRTLQIVGPLDFSLIGILSSVSTVLAQQSISIFAISTYDTDYILIKDQDVTKAVEALSRDGYRIISE; this comes from the coding sequence ATGTCAGAAAAAAATCTAACGCTAAGACTATTGAATAACAGCTTTGCGGTGTGCCGTCTTAAGCCGGAGGAAAGTGTACCCAGCTGGATTGATACCAGGAATTTTTATTCTATTACAAAGACTAAAGAGGAGCTCTCTATTGTATGTACACAGGAGAGCGTTCCGAGTGATATCCAATGCGAAGGCAACTGGAGAACTCTTCAGATTGTCGGACCACTGGATTTTTCATTGATTGGGATATTGTCATCAGTCAGTACGGTTTTAGCGCAGCAAAGCATAAGCATATTTGCAATTTCAACCTACGATACGGATTATATATTGATCAAGGATCAGGATGTGACTAAAGCAGTGGAAGCATTGTCCAGGGATGGATATCGGATAATATCAGAATAA
- a CDS encoding DUF6472 family protein, translating to MAGNSCDNCMNYMYDEEYDCYVCQVYLDEDEMSRFLSNTMDHCPHYQLQDEYRIVRKQM from the coding sequence ATGGCAGGAAACAGCTGTGATAATTGCATGAACTATATGTATGATGAGGAATATGATTGCTATGTGTGTCAGGTCTATTTAGATGAGGATGAGATGAGTCGCTTTCTAAGTAATACGATGGATCACTGCCCACATTATCAATTACAGGATGAATATAGGATCGTAAGAAAACAGATGTAA
- a CDS encoding VOC family protein translates to MIQSVVHIALVVRDYDEAIEFYTKKLHFTLVEDTYQPEQDKRWVVVSPPGSNGTTILLARASKPEQTPFIGNQAGGRVFLFLGTDDFWRDYQEMKERGIHFIREPKEQDYGTVAVFEDLYGNLWDLVEFHEDHPMAGRVK, encoded by the coding sequence ATGATACAGTCAGTTGTTCATATTGCTCTGGTAGTTCGTGATTACGATGAAGCAATCGAGTTTTATACAAAGAAGCTGCATTTTACCTTAGTGGAAGATACCTATCAGCCAGAACAGGATAAACGATGGGTAGTAGTATCGCCACCAGGATCCAATGGAACCACAATTCTTCTGGCAAGAGCGTCAAAGCCGGAGCAAACTCCATTCATCGGAAATCAGGCAGGAGGAAGGGTTTTTCTGTTTCTGGGAACCGATGATTTTTGGAGGGATTATCAGGAGATGAAAGAGCGGGGTATTCACTTCATCAGAGAGCCAAAGGAGCAGGACTATGGGACGGTGGCTGTATTCGAGGATCTATATGGCAACCTATGGGATCTGGTTGAGTTTCATGAAGATCATCCCATGGCCGGAAGGGTGAAATAG
- a CDS encoding AAA family ATPase has product MVYLSSFTFPNADTEFSFFLSIQRTCYDSFYPFKILSNHDLDRLDFAPITILYGGNGSGKTTALNVIAEKIGVKRDSIFNKSNFFPDYVKLCSMNIEEDIPDNSRIITSDDVFDYMLNIRNLNEGIDLKREELFEEYLDAKYSQFQMQSMADYEQLKKVNNARRKTQSRFVRGELIDNVREYSNGESAFLYFTEKIGENGLYLLDEPENSLSPKRQMELMSFIEDSARFFGCQFIISTHSPFLLAMKGARIYNLDENPVMMRRWTELENVRTYYDFFKKHEKEFSKNYEDDD; this is encoded by the coding sequence ATGGTTTATTTAAGTAGCTTTACATTTCCAAATGCGGATACAGAATTTAGCTTTTTCCTGAGTATTCAAAGAACCTGCTATGATTCGTTTTACCCCTTTAAGATACTTTCTAATCATGACCTGGATCGGCTGGATTTTGCACCGATTACCATATTATATGGAGGAAATGGCTCGGGGAAAACGACAGCTTTGAATGTAATAGCAGAGAAGATAGGTGTAAAAAGGGATTCTATATTTAATAAATCGAATTTCTTTCCGGACTATGTAAAGCTATGTAGTATGAATATAGAAGAGGATATTCCGGATAACAGCCGAATTATTACCAGCGATGATGTATTTGACTATATGCTGAATATTCGCAATCTCAATGAGGGAATTGATTTGAAGCGTGAAGAGCTGTTTGAGGAATATCTGGATGCAAAGTATTCTCAGTTTCAGATGCAATCCATGGCGGATTATGAACAGCTTAAGAAGGTGAATAACGCCAGAAGAAAGACGCAATCTCGCTTTGTCAGAGGCGAATTGATTGACAATGTTCGTGAGTATTCCAATGGCGAAAGTGCGTTTCTGTATTTCACAGAAAAAATCGGCGAGAATGGACTTTACCTATTAGATGAGCCGGAAAACAGCCTTTCGCCAAAGCGTCAAATGGAATTAATGTCTTTTATTGAGGATTCGGCGCGATTTTTTGGTTGTCAATTCATTATATCCACCCATTCACCATTCCTGCTTGCTATGAAAGGAGCACGAATTTATAACCTGGATGAGAATCCGGTTATGATGAGGCGTTGGACGGAGCTGGAGAATGTACGTACCTACTATGACTTTTTCAAAAAGCATGAGAAGGAGTTTTCGAAGAATTATGAGGATGATGACTGA